From the Paenibacillus sp. R14(2021) genome, the window TAAGCGCCACGTCCGCAAAATCATTCTCATGCAGCGGACAGGCCAAGCTGCGGACGCCTTCTTCCGCGAGCATCTCCGCCATGAGATTGCCGAGCGCATAACGCATGAGCGAGCACCCGCTTTCGTTCAAGGCGCGCTCGCCCCAATCATGGACGACGGCAGACAGCACCACGAGCCGCTCCGGATTCAGGTCAATGCCGAGGGCCTCCCATTTGGCCCGAAGCTCCTGCCCTGCAATCGGCCGGGACAAGCAAATTTCGAGCTGCTTCTGTTTCGCGAGCGGAATGCTTTCCCTCACCAGGCCGGACAGCTCTTCCATACGGGAGAACAGCTTCCGCTTCTGCTTGATCTCGGCGACGCAGCGGTCAATGATCTCAAGCAGCACATTCTCCTCGATCGGCTTTAATATATAGTCGAAGGCCCCCAGCTTAACGGCCTTCTGTGCATAGACGAAATCGTTGAAGCCGCTTATGAAGATTACCTTGGTAACGATACCACGCCGCTTCATTTCTTCCATAAGCTCCATTCCATCCATAGAGGGCATCTTAATATCCGTAATCATGATGTCCGGAACGTTCGATTCCAGCAGCTCCAGCGCCTGCAGGCCATCCTCGGCGTCGCCGATAAACTCAATGCCGTGCGCCGCCCAATCAATGGTCTGCTTCAACCCTTCCCGAATCCAAAGTTCATCGTCGACTACCATGAGTTTTACCATACGAATGCCCTCCTCATTGAATCGTCACCGTCATGCTTTACTACTCATCTTACAGAAGCTGGGAATCTAATATAATGTTTTTATTTTTGGATTTGGTGCATTATTTTTACTTTTCGGCAGCCTCCTTACATATTCCTTTCTTTCAATTTCCATCCTCTTTCTACAAGTATACAAAACTATCACCAGTGTATTGTCGTTTGGCGGAATGTTGCAGGTTGGCTGTCGCGTCCGCGTATGACCGCTCGCGTGCCCTACTTCAACGAGCCGAGCTCCATCCCGCGAATGAATCGTTCCGCCATGCCGTCCCGGTTATCCTCCGTCAGCATGACCAGCTCTATGCCGGGAGCTCGCTTGATGCGATCAATAACCGGATGGCTGTCCAAGCATACCGTGCCTGCGATAAGATATCGTTCATTCAAGACGATTTCCTCCAACAGCTGCGCGAAAGGCTCCGAGAGCACCTGCATGAATCCAATCTCATCGATCAGCGTGATCTGTTTATGTTGGAGGGACCTGCGAATGGCGGGAAGCGCAATCGCCTCGAAGCGTTCAACCTCTACGCCGTAACGACCGATGCGAAGCGGACTCGCACTCGCAACGCTGGCGATGATTTCACTGTCGCCGTCCGCCGTCACGCACCGAAAACCGATCCGATCCGATGCATCCCGCATTTCTTCCGTAAAGAAGCCGCCGCATCTGCCTGGCCCCAATTGCTGCAGGATAGCCTTCATTGCCGTGCTCTTCCCCAATCGTGCTTTGCCCGTCAATAGAAACACATGATTTCTGGTTGTCTCCATGCGTTACCTCCCGCTTAAGATTCAAAGACGAATACCGGCCCGTTCCAGCTGTCATTATGTACGCTTGCCTCTTGATAGCTGCCGTCTGCTCTATAATTGTGAATGACATGCTTCCAGAACGAGTAGGCGTCCTTATTGGATGCGGTTTGTCTAATCTCCCAAGTGCCCGGAAACTGTTGAAATACGGACAAGGCCGCCTGCTTGCCCACGCCTTGTCGCCGATATTTTCGCATAATAAAGAATTCGCTGATTACGTTGGTCCGCTCTGCCGTGTTCAGCTTCATATACGCTTGCGGCACGTCCAGCATAACCAGGGCAAATCCCGCGATCTCCTCGTCCACCGTGACGATAAATGGACGCCGGTATTCATCCGTCCACTGATGATCAAAGTACTTATACAGGTACAACCCATGCCTGTTTAGAACATGACCGTCGAATTCGCTGCTGTCGTAACGATACAACTGAATGAGGTGCTGCAATACTGTCTTATCCTCGTAAGGGACGAGCGACAACTGAATGTTCATATTAGGAACCCTCCTCTATTGTACGGAATCTACCACGATTGCAACCAATTCTGAAAGCATCTAGATGAAGAAACAGCTGCCAAGCATCTCGCTCAGCAGCCGTATCGATTACAATATGAACTCAACCCGTGATTGAAGCCAGCAGCCCATAGCCGAGCAGCCCGAGTACCACGACAGGGACCATCGCGGCCAGCGAAATGAAGCGTGCCCAGTTGGAGCGTTCAATGACCAGCACGAGCGCAATGCCAATGACCAGCTCCGCAGCGCCGAAGCCATGCATGTGATCGTAGCCCTCGTGCAGGAAAATATTCAATCCTTCCGTTACGAACACGCCGCCGAGCAGCGCACTGCCGTATTTGCGTCCCCAGAGATAGCCGCCGAGGCCGAAGATCACTCCGCCGACGACAGCAGCCACGAGCCATACGATTACAAAATAGAGCGAATGCGGCATATGCTGTACGAACCTCGCGTATCCGTAGTAACCCGCCACCATGCCGATCAGCGAGATGACACCTCCGGCCGCAGCTCTTGTTTTCGATGTGCCGATTCCGCCGAGGAAGAACGCCGGAACAAGCCATACCGCGCCGGAATTTGCGAGCGAATTCCAATTTCCGGGCAATAGGCCCTGCCCCAGCACTGTTGCGATGCCCACAAGAAGTCCCGCGATTGCCGAGACAATAAGATATGCGCCAAAACTCGACCTTTTCAAAGTAAATCCTCCCGATCCGAAGCTGTAGACACCTGATGTAATTTGCTTGAACAAACGTCTTGTCCATTCTAATTCGCCGGCACGAATTTTTCAAACAAATTGGGATCAATTTATTCGACTCGTTACCGCTTCGTCTTCTACCGCTAAGCGACAATCGCTGGCAGCAGCTCAAGTCTTCCATTTATAATCCATATACTGGATAATAGGGTGGAAGGCAATATAGGAACTGCCACAAGTACATCTATCGAAAGCGAGGTCGCCGCCAATGGGCAATCCATCCACCAACATCGTAAAAACCAATTGGAACGAGTGGTCGGACACCTGGTACCGCCGCTACAGAACCGAGGAAGCGATAACGAAACTCATCCATGTGCCGGAATCCGCCTTTCATCCGGTTACCTTCACCATGTTAAACAGAGCACTGCCGGATTTGCGGGGCAAACGCGTCTGCGTTCCTTCGAGCGGCGACAATCATGCGGTGTTTGCCTTTCATCTGCTGGGGGCCGACGTTACCTCTTGCGACATCTCGGAGAGACAGCTGGAGAATAGCTCCCAAATCGCCAGAAAGCACGGCTGGAACATCCGGTTTCTATGCGAGGACACGATGCAGCTGAAGGGCATAAGCAGTGGGGAATACGATTTGGTCTACACTTCGAACGGCGTGCATGTCTGGATTCAGGACCTTCCTGCCATGTATACGAATATGCATCGGGTGCTCAAGCAAGGTGGCAGCTACATCATGTACGACATCCATCCTTTCCTGCGCCCGTTCGGTATCCAGGCCCGCGAGGAGCTGCAGATCGTAAAGCCCTATGATGAAACGGGTCCCTTCGGCGAAGTTACCACATACAAATGGCGGATCCAGGATATTATGAATGCCATGGTCTCTTCCGGACTGCAGCTCGTACATATGGAAGAAATGTATGCAGTCGACGGGACGTTCTGGATCGACGAGTCGACGGAAGAAGGAGAAACGTACGACGCCGAAGCGCTTGAACAGCTGTGCGATTGGACGAAAAACCCCTCTGCGGCGCTACCGCACTGGCTATCGATGCATGGCATGAAACGTTAACCGCCTTTATTAAACAGCCACGGCGCAGCGCCCGAAGCGGCAAGCCCACGGCAGCAGCAAAGCAAAGGAGGCAGCCCTTACGTCTCTCCGACGTTCGGGCTGCCTCTGCTTCATCGCTTAACGAGTTAAATCATATATCCCCTTAAACTGGAAGCGAGATCCGGCTCCTCGCTCTTCGCCTGCGCGGTCGCTTCTTGAAAGACGACGCCGCCGTGCGAACGCTGCACCCGGCTGTCCTTCTTGAGCTCGCTCACATCACTGATTCACACTGTTGTCCGCACCCAGGTACGGTATGCTGGGATCCTAAAAAAACAGCAGCTCCAAGGCGCCTCTGCGGCTCCGGAACTGCTGTCTTGCGATTGTTATGCCCTACCGATTGCCGAACCGGCTTCGCATCAAGCCTTGCGCCGGGTCAAGTGAATGAACGTCACGGCAAGCGCGAGCACCAATACGGCGCCTTTGATAATATCGGTCGTGTAGTATTCGACGTTGAGCATCGTCATGCCGTTGACCAGCACCCCGATCAGAATGGCGCCGAAGAACGTGCCGATAATGTTCGGGCGTCCCGCACCGAAAACGGAGTAGCCGACGAATACGGCTGCGACGGCTTCCATCAGCATCGGTGAGCCGGCATCCACTTGTCCATTGCCGACACGGGCAGCGAACAAGATACCGCCGATCGCCGCGAGCACGCCGGAGATGACGTAAGCGATCGTGCGCACGCGTTTTACGCGAAGACCGGATAGACGAGCCGCTTCTTCATTGCCGCCCATCATGATCATTTGTCTGCCAAGACGCGTGTATTTGAAAAACAGATGCGCCACGATAACCGCAATGACCATCAGAATGACGGGGAACGGTACGCCGAACAGCTTGCCCTGGCCGATCCAGAGAAACTCGGGCGTAATAACGCCCGGCGCCTTGCTGCCATCCTGCATCTGCATGTTGCTGTAGATGGAATAGCCCTTGGTATACGTCTTGTGCACGCCGCTGACGATATACATGACGGCTAGCGTCGCTAACAGATCGGGAATGCGAACCTTAACGATCAAGAACGCATTAATTAACCCCACGATCGCGCCGAACACGAGCGGCACAATGATGACGACCACGAGCGGCATTTGATACCACACCATTAACGTCGCCGAGAGCACCGTAGCAAGCGACACGGTCGAGCCGACGGACAGGTCGAAGCCGTCAACCGTAAGCGAGATCGTCACGCCGATCGCGACGAAGGTTACGATGGAAATGGAACGCAGAATGTCCGCCAGGTTGGCGTACGTAAAGAAATATTGATTGTAAAGCGAAAAGAACAGCAGGACAACACCGATAAAAATAAGCGCCCCGTATTTAAACGAGAATTGCAGCAGCCGA encodes:
- a CDS encoding nucleoside-triphosphatase is translated as METTRNHVFLLTGKARLGKSTAMKAILQQLGPGRCGGFFTEEMRDASDRIGFRCVTADGDSEIIASVASASPLRIGRYGVEVERFEAIALPAIRRSLQHKQITLIDEIGFMQVLSEPFAQLLEEIVLNERYLIAGTVCLDSHPVIDRIKRAPGIELVMLTEDNRDGMAERFIRGMELGSLK
- a CDS encoding GNAT family N-acetyltransferase — translated: MNIQLSLVPYEDKTVLQHLIQLYRYDSSEFDGHVLNRHGLYLYKYFDHQWTDEYRRPFIVTVDEEIAGFALVMLDVPQAYMKLNTAERTNVISEFFIMRKYRRQGVGKQAALSVFQQFPGTWEIRQTASNKDAYSFWKHVIHNYRADGSYQEASVHNDSWNGPVFVFES
- a CDS encoding DUF6518 family protein → MKRSSFGAYLIVSAIAGLLVGIATVLGQGLLPGNWNSLANSGAVWLVPAFFLGGIGTSKTRAAAGGVISLIGMVAGYYGYARFVQHMPHSLYFVIVWLVAAVVGGVIFGLGGYLWGRKYGSALLGGVFVTEGLNIFLHEGYDHMHGFGAAELVIGIALVLVIERSNWARFISLAAMVPVVVLGLLGYGLLASITG
- a CDS encoding class I SAM-dependent methyltransferase gives rise to the protein MGNPSTNIVKTNWNEWSDTWYRRYRTEEAITKLIHVPESAFHPVTFTMLNRALPDLRGKRVCVPSSGDNHAVFAFHLLGADVTSCDISERQLENSSQIARKHGWNIRFLCEDTMQLKGISSGEYDLVYTSNGVHVWIQDLPAMYTNMHRVLKQGGSYIMYDIHPFLRPFGIQAREELQIVKPYDETGPFGEVTTYKWRIQDIMNAMVSSGLQLVHMEEMYAVDGTFWIDESTEEGETYDAEALEQLCDWTKNPSAALPHWLSMHGMKR
- a CDS encoding ABC transporter permease, with product MNNRLLQFSFKYGALIFIGVVLLFFSLYNQYFFTYANLADILRSISIVTFVAIGVTISLTVDGFDLSVGSTVSLATVLSATLMVWYQMPLVVVIIVPLVFGAIVGLINAFLIVKVRIPDLLATLAVMYIVSGVHKTYTKGYSIYSNMQMQDGSKAPGVITPEFLWIGQGKLFGVPFPVILMVIAVIVAHLFFKYTRLGRQMIMMGGNEEAARLSGLRVKRVRTIAYVISGVLAAIGGILFAARVGNGQVDAGSPMLMEAVAAVFVGYSVFGAGRPNIIGTFFGAILIGVLVNGMTMLNVEYYTTDIIKGAVLVLALAVTFIHLTRRKA